In the genome of Porphyrobacter sp. ULC335, one region contains:
- a CDS encoding transketolase, producing the protein MNAAVPDLATAANARAEQVALLTQIEQRLRWLSSWTVHNANNLREKRDGLKVGGHQASCASITAVMTALYFHALRPQDKVAVKPHAGPVLHAIHYLLDEQTRDKLERFRGLGGVQSYPSRTKDTIPVDFSTGSVGLGVAVTAFSSLVQDYLVAHGQLAESDAGRMIALMGDAELDEGNIYECLIEGYKHDLRNCWWIVDYNRQSLDATTADRMFRRFDDIFETCGWRVVTLKHGRLQREAFKRPGGQALEDWIENCPNADFAVLTYLGGAAWRERLTRDLGDKTGVADLLGQHDDAQLARLMTNLGGHCIESLLDAFDSVTDDRPTLFIAYTVKGYGLPLAGHKDNHSGMMNTAQIEGLRAELGIAPGEEWDKWAGLGDNLAARLDALVKDSPIARKAPEHRAPAIPVPARLPVPEGAVQSTQAAFGRVLFDLAKSDEALADRLVTTAPDVTQTTNLGAFVNQRGLFRRQELADVFQKARIPSAQKWTATTAGQHIELGIAENNFFLLLASLGLAAPHFGTRLLPVGTVYDPFIARGLDALNYGCYQDARFLLVGTPSGITLAGEGGAHQSINTPLIGMGQPGLESFEPAFADEVALLMRWAFEHMQADDGSSVYLRLTTRQIEQQVRADDGWESGALAGAYWLREPAPGAGAAIAFSGAVAPEALVAWEALQDDIPGLGLLAVTSPDRLHRDWSAARAARWQGGMRTSSHIETLLGQLAPGAGLVTVLDGSPAALSWLGGVRGQRVSPLGTDRFGQTGDLIDLHRTYRLDAEAIIDAMAELFL; encoded by the coding sequence ATGAACGCCGCCGTTCCTGACCTCGCCACCGCCGCAAACGCGCGCGCCGAACAGGTCGCGTTGCTTACGCAAATCGAACAACGGTTGCGCTGGCTTTCCTCGTGGACGGTCCACAATGCCAACAATCTTCGGGAGAAGCGTGACGGGCTGAAGGTCGGCGGACATCAGGCCAGCTGCGCCTCGATCACGGCGGTGATGACCGCGCTCTATTTCCACGCGCTGCGTCCGCAGGACAAGGTGGCGGTCAAGCCCCATGCCGGGCCAGTGCTGCACGCGATCCATTACCTGCTGGACGAGCAGACCCGTGACAAGCTGGAGCGGTTCCGTGGTCTCGGCGGAGTCCAGTCCTATCCCAGCCGCACCAAGGACACGATCCCGGTCGACTTCTCGACCGGTTCGGTCGGCCTCGGGGTGGCGGTGACAGCGTTCAGCAGCCTGGTGCAGGACTACCTTGTTGCCCACGGCCAGCTTGCCGAAAGTGACGCGGGCCGGATGATCGCGCTGATGGGCGATGCCGAGCTGGACGAGGGCAATATCTACGAATGCCTGATTGAAGGCTACAAGCACGATCTGCGCAACTGCTGGTGGATCGTCGATTACAACCGCCAGTCATTGGACGCGACCACCGCGGACCGGATGTTCCGCCGCTTCGACGATATCTTCGAAACCTGCGGCTGGCGGGTGGTGACGCTGAAGCACGGAAGGCTTCAGCGCGAGGCGTTCAAGCGGCCCGGCGGGCAGGCACTGGAAGACTGGATCGAGAACTGCCCCAATGCCGATTTCGCGGTGCTGACCTACCTTGGCGGCGCTGCATGGCGGGAACGGCTGACCCGCGATTTGGGCGATAAGACGGGCGTGGCCGATCTGCTTGGCCAGCATGATGACGCACAGCTCGCCCGGCTGATGACCAACCTCGGCGGGCATTGCATCGAGAGCCTGCTTGACGCCTTCGATTCCGTGACCGACGACCGCCCCACCCTGTTCATCGCCTACACCGTGAAGGGCTACGGCCTGCCGCTGGCGGGCCACAAGGACAACCATTCGGGAATGATGAACACCGCGCAGATCGAGGGTCTGCGCGCCGAACTCGGCATTGCGCCGGGCGAGGAGTGGGACAAGTGGGCTGGCCTCGGCGACAACCTCGCCGCGCGGCTCGACGCGCTGGTCAAGGACAGCCCGATTGCGCGCAAGGCGCCGGAACACCGCGCGCCTGCGATCCCCGTGCCGGCCCGCCTGCCTGTGCCCGAAGGCGCCGTGCAATCGACGCAGGCCGCTTTCGGGCGCGTGCTGTTCGATCTCGCCAAATCGGACGAGGCGCTTGCCGACCGTCTGGTCACCACCGCGCCCGACGTGACGCAGACCACCAACCTCGGCGCCTTCGTCAACCAGCGCGGGCTGTTCCGGCGGCAGGAGCTGGCCGACGTGTTCCAGAAGGCGCGCATTCCCTCGGCACAGAAATGGACCGCGACCACGGCTGGCCAGCATATCGAACTGGGCATTGCCGAGAACAACTTCTTCCTGCTGCTCGCCTCGCTGGGGCTGGCGGCGCCGCATTTCGGCACGCGGCTGCTGCCGGTGGGGACGGTCTATGATCCCTTCATCGCGCGCGGACTGGATGCCTTGAATTACGGCTGCTATCAGGACGCAAGGTTCCTGCTGGTGGGCACGCCTTCGGGCATCACTCTGGCGGGCGAAGGGGGTGCACACCAGTCGATCAACACCCCGCTGATCGGGATGGGCCAGCCGGGGCTGGAAAGCTTCGAGCCCGCCTTTGCGGATGAGGTCGCGCTGCTGATGCGCTGGGCCTTCGAGCATATGCAGGCCGATGACGGCAGCTCGGTCTATTTGCGGCTTACGACCCGCCAGATCGAACAACAGGTGCGAGCCGACGACGGGTGGGAATCGGGCGCACTCGCCGGGGCCTATTGGCTGCGCGAACCCGCGCCCGGAGCCGGGGCCGCAATCGCGTTCAGCGGCGCGGTCGCTCCTGAGGCCCTTGTTGCTTGGGAGGCATTGCAGGACGACATCCCCGGGCTCGGCCTGCTCGCCGTCACATCGCCGGACCGGTTGCACCGCGATTGGTCCGCGGCCCGTGCCGCGCGCTGGCAGGGCGGCATGCGCACCTCAAGCCATATCGAGACGCTGCTCGGCCAGCTCGCCCCCGGCGCAGGGCTCGTCACCGTGCTCGACGGCTCGCCCGCCGCGCTGTCATGGCTGGGCGGAGTGCGAGGACAGCGGGTCAGCCCGCTCGGCACTGATCGCTTCGGTCAGACCGGCGACCTCATCGATCTCCATCGCACCTACCGGCTCGATGCCGAGGCGATCATCGACGCGATGGCAGAGCTGTTTCTCTGA
- a CDS encoding DEAD/DEAH box helicase, with product MTNTAFPALPATIETALTERGYEVATPVQAEVLRPEAEGRDLVVSAQTGSGKTVAFGLAMVPQLLDDAGKIGFVQTPRALVITPTRELALQVSRELEWLYARTGARVATCVGGMNPSAERKVLQSGPAIVVGTPGRLRDHFERGALNLSQLAVAVLDEADEMLDMGFREELEAILDGTPDGRRTLLFSATMPRPIEALARRYQHNALRIATISEGRGHGDIAYQAVTVSPPEVENAVVNLLRFHEAETAILFCATREKVRHLHATLQERGFAVVALSGEHSQQERNQALQALRDGRARVCVATDVAARGIDLPTLSLVVHVEIPRDAETLQHRSGRTGRAGRKGVAVLIVPFSARRRVEAMLGRAQINAEWQDVPDREAIAMRDRERLLGKLLAPTEFDDADRELAQRLLAERSAEDIAAMLVHAHRSRMPEPEDLIANTPQARAEAQKERHRPGFEDTVWFRMDIGRSQNADPRWLLPLICRRGHITRNEIGAIRIGQAETFFQIPRTIADKYAAAAARTAEADGPEEALLIERSEAGPREVARSNRQRRPSRSSADNAFVKAKPPGRNFAGKPHAARPGKPGPHKHKRGPKQP from the coding sequence ATGACGAATACCGCATTCCCCGCCCTGCCCGCCACCATCGAAACCGCCCTGACCGAGCGCGGCTACGAAGTCGCCACCCCCGTTCAGGCCGAGGTGCTGCGCCCGGAAGCGGAAGGGCGCGATCTGGTCGTTTCGGCGCAGACGGGCTCGGGCAAGACGGTGGCTTTCGGGCTCGCCATGGTGCCGCAGCTGCTTGATGATGCGGGGAAAATCGGCTTCGTCCAGACCCCGCGCGCGCTGGTCATCACCCCCACGCGCGAACTTGCACTCCAGGTCAGCCGCGAGCTGGAATGGCTCTATGCCCGCACCGGCGCTCGCGTGGCGACCTGCGTGGGCGGCATGAACCCCTCGGCCGAACGCAAGGTTCTCCAGTCCGGCCCGGCGATCGTGGTCGGCACCCCCGGCCGCCTGCGGGACCATTTCGAACGCGGCGCGCTGAACCTATCGCAGCTCGCCGTAGCGGTGCTCGACGAAGCCGACGAGATGCTCGACATGGGCTTCCGCGAGGAGCTTGAGGCGATCCTCGACGGCACCCCGGACGGGCGCCGCACGCTGCTGTTCTCGGCAACCATGCCGCGCCCCATCGAGGCACTGGCCCGCCGCTATCAGCACAATGCCCTGCGCATCGCCACGATCAGCGAAGGCCGCGGCCACGGTGACATCGCCTATCAGGCCGTGACCGTCTCCCCGCCCGAAGTCGAGAACGCGGTGGTCAACCTGCTGCGCTTCCACGAAGCGGAGACCGCCATCCTGTTCTGCGCCACGCGCGAAAAGGTGCGCCATCTCCACGCGACTTTGCAGGAGCGCGGCTTTGCCGTTGTCGCGCTGTCGGGCGAACATTCGCAGCAGGAACGCAATCAGGCCCTGCAAGCCCTGCGTGACGGCCGCGCCCGCGTTTGCGTTGCCACCGATGTCGCCGCGCGCGGGATCGACCTTCCCACCCTCAGCCTCGTCGTCCATGTCGAAATCCCCCGCGATGCCGAGACGCTGCAGCACCGCTCGGGCCGCACGGGCCGTGCCGGGCGCAAGGGCGTTGCCGTGCTGATTGTGCCCTTCTCCGCCCGCCGCCGGGTCGAGGCGATGCTGGGCCGCGCGCAGATCAATGCCGAGTGGCAGGACGTGCCCGACCGCGAAGCCATCGCCATGCGCGACCGCGAGCGCCTGCTCGGCAAGCTGCTCGCCCCGACGGAATTCGACGATGCCGACCGCGAGCTTGCCCAGCGCCTGCTCGCCGAGCGCAGCGCCGAGGATATCGCCGCGATGCTGGTCCACGCGCACCGCTCGCGGATGCCCGAGCCTGAAGACCTTATCGCCAACACCCCCCAAGCCCGCGCCGAGGCCCAGAAGGAGCGCCATCGCCCCGGGTTCGAGGATACGGTGTGGTTCCGCATGGATATCGGCCGCAGCCAGAACGCCGATCCGCGATGGCTGTTGCCGCTGATCTGCCGCCGCGGGCACATCACCCGCAACGAAATCGGCGCGATCCGCATCGGGCAGGCAGAGACCTTCTTCCAGATCCCGCGTACCATCGCCGACAAGTATGCCGCCGCCGCCGCCCGCACGGCCGAAGCCGATGGCCCGGAAGAGGCTTTGCTGATCGAACGTTCGGAAGCCGGCCCGCGTGAAGTGGCCCGCAGCAACCGCCAGCGCCGCCCTTCGCGCAGCTCGGCCGATAATGCCTTCGTGAAAGCCAAGCCGCCGGGCCGCAATTTCGCAGGCAAGCCGCACGCAGCACGCCCCGGCAAGCCCGGCCCCCACAAGCACAAGCGCGGCCCCAAGCAGCCCTGA